The Hermetia illucens chromosome 2, iHerIll2.2.curated.20191125, whole genome shotgun sequence genomic interval ATCTCAAAGGCTACAAGACCACAGAATGCAGAATCTGTACAGTGGTCTGCAAGTAAAAGTCGTTTTTCGGCAGTTTTATAGGGTCATCATTTCGGAAAATAAAAGGACACGATAAACTAACGCTAAGGGAATCTACCAATTCGAATTGGAGCGATCACAACGCGTTAGGACTACAGAATCGCGGAAAAGTCTAGGGTGCAATACAACGAAAGGGATTTTGACACATCGCTTATCAGGAAAGTAGCAGCCCATCTAATAACTTTCAAGCTGGAACTCCGCACATTGAACCTAGGGTGGAGGGGGCATGAATATATATTTTAACCGTGGTTAACTGGAACGGTGTCCTTTCATTGGGTGCTTCAGCCTGGAGAAAAACGAAGGAGGGACGGGGGATGCAGATAGTAGTGATAGAGACGCTATTTTTCAAACGGTTACTAAAAGCTTCCGCAGTTGACTAAAGCTTTACTATTTTTCGACCCGGGTCGAAATCCGTAAGGCGCTCTGGCATACGCGGTTTACGACGGGAACGATTCTGAGGAGGTGATTGCCATTCTATAGGGTCCCGCTGTCGGAGAGTGTAGTCTTTCATCTAAATGTGCCTGTTTGCTGTCAGAATCAGCAGGTGGTATCGTTGGACGAATTCTTCAGGCATTGGGTGTTATAGAAAAACTGACACCAAGGAATCCGTAGTTTGTGATGCAGGGAGCAAGGAGTAGCATTATATTGGAAAAGAATGTTTGTGGCAGAGTTCTTAGAGaagtgaatttttgaaaatgcaaaagGATTGCTGCAGGAAGACCTTCTTGGGCAATTGTTTGCTGGATACatgaaaaaatggaataaaatgatCTGCCTATCCTTTCCGTTTCCTATATTTGTATCCTTACTTCCTATCTGGAAGGGAATATCATTCGTTTAACTTCTAAAATCACTCTCTCTTTTCAGGTTAAATGTGATTTTTGGTCTATGGGAATCATCGGGTACGAATTAGTTTGCGAGACGACACCTTTTCACGATGACAATGTACACGAAACTTACTCGAAAATCCTTAGTTTCTGTGACGGAAAAGAACCTGAAAAGCTCACATACCCACAAGACGTTACTCTCAGTCGACCATTCCGAAATTTGCTTGAAGGGCTGATTACCAAATCACGGTATCGTTTAACATTTCCTGGTATACGAAAGCATGAATTTTTTGAGGATGTTGACTGGGAAAATCTTCGGCATACAGTCCCGCCCATAATTCCATCTGTTAGCAGTGACGACGATGTATCGAATTTTGAAGATATCGAGCGTATCAAAGGCAGGCGTAGCACTTTCGTGAAAGCCCCTAGAAAAATGGGAAATTTCAATGAGTTTTCTGGTCATGATCTTCCTTTTCTTGGTTATGGGTTTATACACGAAGAAAAAACGGATGCGATATCCGAGGAGGAAGAAAGTCTTGCCCCGcaattgaataaattgaatgCGAAAGTGCGAGAATTGCAACGAACGAATAAAGGGCAGACTGAGGAAATTAAGACATTGCAAGAGAAACTTGTACGAGCTGAAAGCAAAGCAAACCAAACGGATTCGGTTAGTAAGATTTTGAGGGATACCAAGGAGGAGTTGAGTAACATGAAAGAAAGATTGAAGGAAAAAACAGCAGAGCTCGCTTCTAGCAGGACGGAAGTCAAAACATTGAAGAGTTCCTTGAAAATTGAGGAGGAGATGAGATTGAAAAGTGACGCCACAATCTCACAAGTTCTTAGTTCGACCTACCAAAAGTGGGAGAAAGCTAAGCAGCTTTCGGATCAGAATTATGAGAAACTTATTTCTGAAAAGAAAACGGAAATTGCAAACATCCTGCAAAAATTGGAAGCATGTGAAGATGAGCTGAGAACAAAGTCCGATCAGTGCACTCATCTCCAGGAAAAGATTGAGAACTACAAGGAAATGCTAAGAACGAACAAGGACCAGAGTTCGTCTgataaaactgaatttgaaaaaagtaaagCGCAAATTGCTGAAGCGTACGAGTCGAAAATTGCTGAGTTACAGGACAAATTGCGTGCAGAGAGGTCAACAAAGTCAAAACTCAGCGATGAGCTCCGCGGTGTTCGATCTGAGCTGGATGAATCAATTTGTTCGACGAACAGCAATCGACAAGCGAAGTTAGCAACAGAGAAAAATATCGAAGATCTAAAGAAGCGATTGAATCGGGAGATTGAGGAGAATAATAATCTCCGCGCCGAATGTGCAGAACTCCAAAAACATTCCGACGAGCTTGAGAAGTCGTGTGAAAATCTGAAGGTGGAAATTGAGAAGGTGAAACATGAGCAGCAAATCCTTGAGGAACGACGAAGGTCTTATGAATTAGAGAGCGGACTCTCGTCGCCATACAGAACTGCTCATGCGAGTCTCACAGACCTTCATGCTGTCGAAGAGCAACTTCGAAATGACTTAGTCGCGGCCAAAGAGAATGAAGATGCGCAAAGGAAACGAGCTGACCAGCTAGAAACCGCAGTGTCCAGATTGGAAGAGATGATTGCTAAGCTTAGCGAGCAACCAAAGTCCGTTGGTGATATGCtcgaaaaacaaaatgaaaaacttGAGGACGAACTGACAACGGCACGAGAACAAATGATAGTTGAACGTCAAGCGGCAAGGACAGCGAGTTTGGCTTTGTGGAAGGTTGAAAAGCAAGTGGATGACTTGAAGCTGGAGAAGAAACGTGTCGAGAGGAGAATGGAGTTGACTGAGGAGAGAATTAAGAAAGTGCAGGCTGAGAGGGATGAAGTTCAGCAGAAATTAAAACTTTCTGAAGCGCTTCTCAGTCAGAAGGAATCGAAAATCGAGGAGTTGAAGGAGGAGATTGTGAACCTTAAGGCGGACAATCAGAAGGAGCATGGAAGGTGGGAGAAAGCGGAGCAAGAACGCATGAAGGAGAAATCGGAAGTCATCGAACAAATATCGACGGTGCACAAATTGGAAGAGAAAGCGGAAGAATGTCGCGCGAAAATGCTCCAAGCTCTACAAAAGAACGATTCGgtgaatttcgaaaataaacGGCTGCTTCGTGAGCTTACCGAAGAGCGGGAGAGGTTAGCTTGCTTGAACGATAATCACCAGCAACTGGAAATGAAGCTTAAACAAACTGAGGACAACTATGAGATGCTGAAAGTCGCGTGCAGCATAACTGACACTCAACTCTCTGAAATCGAAGTCATGTTAGACaccgaaatgaaaagaaataaagaaagtgCCGAGAAAATCGATAATTTGTGGAAGGATCTGCGGAAGAAAGATGAGGAAATTGGCAAGTTGAAACAATCCATCAATGTGGAGGCGGCTGCGAAAATTGCAGCTGAAACAAAGTTGAAGAACTTACAACAAGACGTGGAGGAGCTTAAAGCAAGCTTAGAATCGTGTCACCAAAAGATTGTGGAACAGCAAAGGGAGCTCGTTGAGAAGACTGGTGCGTTGTTTGAGGCTCAGGAAAGAACTGAAGTGCTTTCTTCAGACACGGTGAATCTTCAGACCGTCAACACGAACTTTAGCAAAGAAATACAAGTCCTGAAAGAGGAGAATACGCGGATTCTAACTGATCTATTTCTTGCAAAGGAGGAAGCGAATAAGTTGGCCCGCGAATGTAGGGAAGCCAAGAATAATATTGAAGAATTGCAGCAGGAAGTGGAGCAGCTCAATGGTGAGTTGGAAGAGCAGAAAAATTATAACATTCAACGCGATATCAAGTCTGAAGCGACGATATCTCAGCATAAGAAACTTATTGACTATCTCCAGCTCAAAGTAGAGGATTTGtcgcaaaaaaagaagaaaactcttGCGGATATGATTTTTGGAACGAGTACGACAAATTCGAGAAAGGAAAACCTTTCTCCGAACGCGATAGAATCGACAATTACATACAGGACGCTACAGGAAGAACTAAAACGGGAACGGGCGCACAGTAAGGCATTGAAAGAACAACTGGAACGTACGAAGGCTCAGTTGACAAGTTATAGGAGTAGTGAACACCAGTCTCCAAAGAAGGAAGAGAGAGTTCAAGAGGAACCTCCAAAGAACATCCCTATTCGGAAATCATCTGAGGTTTCTGTCAAACGTACGGAAACAACTGCATCCAGTAAGCGCCGAACATATCAAACACATCGATTTGAGCTGTCCCTGGAAAATACGGAAAGTATGACCTGCGAAGTTTGCTTCCAGCCTATCTTGCCAGGAAGTCCATATTGGAGGTGCAAGGAATGCAAGACTTCAGTGCATAGAAAATGTAGAAGCGGCGTTCACACTTCCTGCGATGGTGAAGTTGTCCCGATGAATATCAAAGCAGAAAAGTCAACAAAATTCAACATTGGAGAGTCGGTTGATAGCCTTTGTCCAGCGGGAAGCTCCGAGTCCGGTCTGTCCGTTGAAGCCAACGCCTCTTACTTAGGCGAGTTGATTTTCCAAGCGAAGTCTTTCAGTCCGGGATTGAAGGTGAATTGCGCCTATGAAATGAGTGATGATGTGATTCTGCTGGGTTGCAACACCGGACTCTACTCATATCACTTTGAAACGGCCGAGCTAGTTCATATCGCGGGAATAGAGAGTGTGAATTACATTGCTATTTCTAAGAGAATTCTGAAAGCAATCCTGATTGGAGCAAACGGCGAATATTTATATCAGTGCGACCTTCGGCACCTGCAGGCACGATGTCAGACGATTGCGTGCATGAAGCCTAAGTTGGAAGCGACGGTTCTTGATCTTCCATTCGCTAATCGTGCTCGTAATGAACTTTGGCACCTGGTGAAGATCTCCAACGAGGTCGGGGACTTGAACGACGCGGTAGCAATTGCGGCTACCTCGACGCGTATAGTAATCTTAAAATATGATCTCCAGATGTATCGCTTCAGGCCTGATCGAGCTTTGGACACAGCCACTGCGGTTTCGTCCATTCTATTCACAAAACATTCAGCAATTGTCGGTTCTGAtaaatttttcgaaatcgatttgAACTCGTATTCTGCGGAAGAGTTTGTTGATATATCGGACGCTTCGATGGTGCATACGCGCTCGTGTCAACCGATGGCTGCTTTCCGTATCAGTGCTCAGGAGTTCCTTCTTTGTTTCACCGAATGCGGGATCTTTGTTGATGAATATGGTTGCCGATCGCGGCCTTATGATCTGAATTGGAACTACACCCCTACAGGATTTATTTACCGCGAGCCGCTTTTGTATATATCGCACTTCCAGATTTTGCAAGTTCTTCGCATCCATCGGTCGTATAGCAACGAAGCACCAAGTTCTAGTGAGGATGAGGAGCAGAACTCATTGCGGACTTTCATGAACTTCTATATGCCCGCTCTGTTGTGTGAACAGGGAAGGTTGAGTGTCTACCTCGCGGCCACAGAGAGAGAAACCGATGAGCAAGAACTTTATCTGATAGACGGCGTGCAGGCATTTAAGAGTAACACAAATGTTTCGTTGGAGACTTTGTCATCCCAAGCTACCTGCATTACAGTTGACTCTGCGAGCTTAGTTAGCTCGGATATAAGATCATTGGCGGATGGGATGTCGAGCGAAACATAGGTTGAATGGGGAACTCGTAATGCCATTTGGCCATGCAAGAGTTActtaagaaattatcaacgttaaTTAAAAGAGACAACTCTTGAATATGATATTAAATCAAAGTTTGaaacgttttattattatttttgttttatttgacaACTTGACTTTTCAACGAAATTAAGAGTTTTTCGTGCTAATTGATAAGTGAATAATTATTCATATAAAAGTTTCTATTTGTGCATAATTGAAATGATAATTTATTAAATGCCTTAATCATTATTTTTGTTCTACGGTTCCATTTTTGTACAAAACCAAATTGTTTGAATAAAGATTTAAACGCAATATTCgtattttttcttccttttcagcctttgtcacgTTAGGTGTGTGGGGTAGGCTGATCTAGATCAATTTCACCAGTAATAGGCTTTAGTTCGGATGGAGTCAACAGGCTTTCAGACTATCGTctcggtaggtaggtaggtatcagtggtcgctcgGAGGAAcctaattagcgctgtggtgcgtcgtTTTTATGCCACAAATtcttaagaccgtgactgctgttattaaAGCAAGACGGCGGAGTGCCCCTGGCTCGGATTTTAAGAGTCAGCCCCTAGCATTCACTAAGGAAAGCAGTTTTCCCACCTGCAGCTAGaagtctctctgaggtccccaaagaatggtttgtccggtgtccgtagcctgactttagctagagctatacactccttttcaaaattaaaaccgCACGGCAAAATTCTAAGTTCTATAGTTTTCGATATAGATGCAGCTGTCTCATTTTTTCAGCAGTTAGTGTAATAGTCTGTTGTTCGAAATATACCGACTAACGGTGTTAGTCGCAACCGTTCAGAAATATTTCACAGAAAACCGGTTTTGTGCTATTTCAAAAGTATAACCGCGCGCGACTGATACTGTTTGTAGGCTGcggaaaaaacatatttttgtaaaattgttaGTTTCTTTTGATCGATTCTGCtcattgattatttttttttaaatatgccacGAGGGGTTAAGCTTACCGATTATGAAAAAGGGCAAATTAGTGCCTTATTTAAAGAAGGTATATCAAAACGCGAAATAGCGTCAAGAATAGGCAGATCGGATCGAGTAGTTcgtaattatttaaataatgtgGACAATTACGGTACTAAAAAGCGAAAAGGAAGACCTAGAGTGCTTTCCGATAGAGATCGACGTTTCATAAGCAAAGCGACTTCAAATTCCACGAACAGTTTAAGAGGCATAAGGAACGAATGTAAGCTTTCTGTATCGATTCCGACCATATGGCGGGAAATAAATCGAAATCCTAATCTCGTACGGGAAAAAATGAGGAAAGCACCACGATTACAGCAGCATCATAAGGATGCTCGACTGGAATTTGCCCGAAATAACATGTCACGACATTGGATCAGGTATAACCTTTTTGTTGGCGGATGTTTTCagcaaaattatcttttatttttgattaggTAATTTTCTCtgatgagaaaaaatttaacttaGATGGTCCGGATGGTTTTGATGGCTACTGGCGAGATTTGCGTAAGGAACCACGATATCTGTCCAGAAGGAATTTCGGAGGTGGAACAGTTATGATCTGGGGAGCCATTTGTAGTAAAGGTACAGTGCGTCTAGCATTTACATCGGCGAGAATGAATAGCCAGGAGTACCAGAATGTTCTGCAGGATAATCTCTTTCCTTTTATAAACTCTTTTGAGGGCAATGAAGTAATTTTCCAGCAAGATAATGCCAGCGTACACGTAAGTAGGTCCACTAAAGCCTGGTTGGAAGCGAATTCCATAGCCACACTTGAATGGCCAGCCTGCTCACCAGACTTGAATCCTATAGAGAATGTCTGGGGATGGCTAGTCCGACAGATTTACTCCCACGATAAAGAATATTCTTCCAGAAATGAGCTGAAAGAGGCCATTGAAAGAGCATGGCATGAGTTGACACCACAAATgctctcaaaatacattcattcGATGCCTAATCGAATCTTCGAAGTGATTAAAAAGGGAGGAAACACTATCGATTATTAAGCCATGAGTTAGGTCTGcccattattgttttatttattttttatgtaacgAGGTAATTAATGCGGTTATAATTATGAAAAAGgacaattttactttttttctcaatttgttatgtttttacacattttttaagCTTAATTGCTAtttttaggtttcatttttgttacattatgtttgtttttatacattttcgaatttaatttaagtttggttattttcacatcttttcataataaaaaaatttactcagtaatcatgcggttataattttgaaaaggagtgtATTATAAACGGGCCaatttctccttgacttggcacagctcgtaagtcttcgccacctaaggcccgcggctgccaggtagtgcgagtagacgcTACCCCTGACAGACGCcaacgaaacaccgactgtattcatcgAAGGGTTGCAATGAGCAGAGCagagcctggccaatccgttagccggctcattcccctctatgttcctatgtccgggaacccagaggagggtgacgtTGAGCGTGTCGCCCGagggttcagcgcgtctctgcactgccccaccaacctggAAGATGTCATTGCTGAGTACAAGGACTTGATGGCCGCttagctgtcagtcagaatggttatgttatgcttggggctcgaatctagctccagccatcgacagacttccaatatcgccagtacttccatttggaatacactggcaaaacctGGGGGACCATACGagttggatacactgtgtgtattcgagaaaacctccgcgccgactccacaggccatctttgatccattggtaaagaatactgagtcataaccttgcaatacACAGCCGGTCtttcactttgccctggttggaaagtcccgaacaaagtttctcgtgaagttcagcttgcgtgtggcatagtctgtAGGGAATGCaaagatttcccgaggtacttcgtctaggatggtattgtggccgtaggactttgctgcccagcatccgtactcacgtaatctgacggcactgcacgctgcaacgtatttaatgtggaggtctagggggaggagatgcacgagtacattgagagcatctgctgggcaggactgcagagtagCACTTGtccacgcggttctttgaatccaattaagcttcatcctattgtaggCAGggatagaaggctatacacgcCTTCTTAACCTCCAGTTAtatgttcaatttccaatttggttttggtttcagGATTACACCCATTGGAGGAGAGGACCAATCCTTGTTCATTCatccgtggtaggtggaattcaggtatctttggtggtgaatagcatcagttccgttttggttgggtttatgccgagtcggtATCTTGCGGTCcataggcacacctttcgcaacgcttcttccatgatgtcgctcgtaATAGacgaaaacatccctgacactaatatcaccaagtcgtcggcatacgccaccacgtTCACCCCGTTGCTGTCCAaggttcgtaaaatttcgtccattactattaaccagagcaccggggaAACGGCGCGACCCTGGGGCATGTCTCTGTTCACAGTTCTGGTCAAGTAGTTGCCTCCTACATCCGACTGGATTATACTGGTACTTACCATGGCTATAACCCAATGCGCAAGACACTCCTCCAATTCAATACTGGTCAAGActttcttgatggcgttggtactaatgtTGTTGAAAGcaccctctatatccaagaaggcagctagggtatactatttgtactgcagcgatcgctcaacc includes:
- the LOC119649769 gene encoding citron Rho-interacting kinase, with product MSSQIEPISVRTTRLNNLVLNRKAATSRTSKLVADALSREGLLDALCLLYSECNKEQLKKRDKQIFEFVSKYRPVLQETEKLRVSSSDFNVKTIIGKGYFGDVFLVSEKATGDVYALKKIKKEMITNSQVKEERDIMASRATEWITHLQYAFQDSDHLCLVMEYLPGGDLLSLMMRNGAFDEDLAKFYLAELALAINALHTMGYVHRDIKPENILIDRFGHIKLADFGNAAAMDKDGQVMSLSPVGTPDYIAPELLQTISTQKVSKAVHDVKCDFWSMGIIGYELVCETTPFHDDNVHETYSKILSFCDGKEPEKLTYPQDVTLSRPFRNLLEGLITKSRYRLTFPGIRKHEFFEDVDWENLRHTVPPIIPSVSSDDDVSNFEDIERIKGRRSTFVKAPRKMGNFNEFSGHDLPFLGYGFIHEEKTDAISEEEESLAPQLNKLNAKVRELQRTNKGQTEEIKTLQEKLVRAESKANQTDSVSKILRDTKEELSNMKERLKEKTAELASSRTEVKTLKSSLKIEEEMRLKSDATISQVLSSTYQKWEKAKQLSDQNYEKLISEKKTEIANILQKLEACEDELRTKSDQCTHLQEKIENYKEMLRTNKDQSSSDKTEFEKSKAQIAEAYESKIAELQDKLRAERSTKSKLSDELRGVRSELDESICSTNSNRQAKLATEKNIEDLKKRLNREIEENNNLRAECAELQKHSDELEKSCENLKVEIEKVKHEQQILEERRRSYELESGLSSPYRTAHASLTDLHAVEEQLRNDLVAAKENEDAQRKRADQLETAVSRLEEMIAKLSEQPKSVGDMLEKQNEKLEDELTTAREQMIVERQAARTASLALWKVEKQVDDLKLEKKRVERRMELTEERIKKVQAERDEVQQKLKLSEALLSQKESKIEELKEEIVNLKADNQKEHGRWEKAEQERMKEKSEVIEQISTVHKLEEKAEECRAKMLQALQKNDSVNFENKRLLRELTEERERLACLNDNHQQLEMKLKQTEDNYEMLKVACSITDTQLSEIEVMLDTEMKRNKESAEKIDNLWKDLRKKDEEIGKLKQSINVEAAAKIAAETKLKNLQQDVEELKASLESCHQKIVEQQRELVEKTGALFEAQERTEVLSSDTVNLQTVNTNFSKEIQVLKEENTRILTDLFLAKEEANKLARECREAKNNIEELQQEVEQLNGELEEQKNYNIQRDIKSEATISQHKKLIDYLQLKVEDLSQKKKKTLADMIFGTSTTNSRKENLSPNAIESTITYRTLQEELKRERAHSKALKEQLERTKAQLTSYRSSEHQSPKKEERVQEEPPKNIPIRKSSEVSVKRTETTASSKRRTYQTHRFELSLENTESMTCEVCFQPILPGSPYWRCKECKTSVHRKCRSGVHTSCDGEVVPMNIKAEKSTKFNIGESVDSLCPAGSSESGLSVEANASYLGELIFQAKSFSPGLKVNCAYEMSDDVILLGCNTGLYSYHFETAELVHIAGIESVNYIAISKRILKAILIGANGEYLYQCDLRHLQARCQTIACMKPKLEATVLDLPFANRARNELWHLVKISNEVGDLNDAVAIAATSTRIVILKYDLQMYRFRPDRALDTATAVSSILFTKHSAIVGSDKFFEIDLNSYSAEEFVDISDASMVHTRSCQPMAAFRISAQEFLLCFTECGIFVDEYGCRSRPYDLNWNYTPTGFIYREPLLYISHFQILQVLRIHRSYSNEAPSSSEDEEQNSLRTFMNFYMPALLCEQGRLSVYLAATERETDEQELYLIDGVQAFKSNTNVSLETLSSQATCITVDSASLVSSDIRSLADGMSSET